The Bacteroides sp. DNA segment TGTTGTGCAAACAACAGCCCAGACAAATGACAGGAAGTTCGCTTCGGCGAATTACAGAACCCGGCTTAAATGCCTGCCTTTTCTTTTTATTATTTTAGAAAACTATTTGAAAACTTCAACCATCAACCAGTCAAAAATTATGATCCGAAAGATCTTTCCGCTCCTGCTGATGCTGGCCCTCATTTCCCCTTTGGTCAGCTTTGCACAAAAGACACCAGTGCATTACGATCCGGATGCCACCTACCGTCTGGCCCTCGACCTTTTTGAAAAAGAGAAATTCGGGGCCGCGCGTGAATTGTTCGATCAGGTCATAAGCCAGATCAGTGACCCCCAGAACGAAGTACGTGTGAGTGCCCTGTATTATTCTGGGGTATGTGCTGCCGAGTTGTTCAACCCCGATGCGGAAGCCTTGCTGCTGACTTTTGTTGATCAGCACCCCTCGCATCCACAACAAAACCTGGCCCGTTTCCAGCTGGGAAATGTCAAATACCGTGACCGAAAATATCGGGACGCAGCCCGCTGGTTTGCCAGCGTTAAGGTTCGGGATCTGGACGCGTCCACCCGCGAAGAATATTATTTCAAGCGCGGGTACAGCATATTTATGACCAATGACAATGAAGGCGCACGTCAGATGCTCGGCCAGATACAAAACCCCAACTCGAGATATTACCCCCCGGCTTCTTATTACCGAGGGCATATGGACTATCTGGATGGCAACCTCACGGATGCGCTGGAGGCTTTTAAAAAACTCGAAAACGATGCGACTTTTGGCTCTGTGGTACCCTATTACATTACCCAGATTTACTATATGCAGGAAGAATATGACCTGATGCTGGAATATGCCGAACCCTTGCTTGAGGAAGCTACTGCGCGACGTGGACCCGAGATTGCCAAGCTAATGGGCGAAGCCTGGTTCAGGAAAGAGGATTACCAGCGGGCCCTCCCTTACCTTGAGACCTATTTCAAGGAATCGCCTCAACGCATTACACGCGACGACCAGTATCAGATGGGGTATGCATATTTCAGTGCCGGACGCTACAGCGAAGCCATCAGCCATTTTGACAAGGTGATCTCAGGCAATGATGCCATGGCTCAAAATGCCCATTATCACCTTGCTGATGCATACCTGAGAACTGATCAGAAGCGTTTTGCCCGCAATGCCTTCTTGGCTGCGTTTCAGAACAAGCACGATGAGACCATTGCAGAAGATGCCCTCTTCAATTATGCCAAGCTATCATATGAGCTTGCCATTGACCCTTACAACGAAGCAATTCTTTCTTTCCAGAGATATATTCAGGAATATCCGCGTTCAGAGCGAATAGAGGAAGCCTACCGTTTCCTAGTAAATATTTACC contains these protein-coding regions:
- a CDS encoding tetratricopeptide repeat protein, with protein sequence MIRKIFPLLLMLALISPLVSFAQKTPVHYDPDATYRLALDLFEKEKFGAARELFDQVISQISDPQNEVRVSALYYSGVCAAELFNPDAEALLLTFVDQHPSHPQQNLARFQLGNVKYRDRKYRDAARWFASVKVRDLDASTREEYYFKRGYSIFMTNDNEGARQMLGQIQNPNSRYYPPASYYRGHMDYLDGNLTDALEAFKKLENDATFGSVVPYYITQIYYMQEEYDLMLEYAEPLLEEATARRGPEIAKLMGEAWFRKEDYQRALPYLETYFKESPQRITRDDQYQMGYAYFSAGRYSEAISHFDKVISGNDAMAQNAHYHLADAYLRTDQKRFARNAFLAAFQNKHDETIAEDALFNYAKLSYELAIDPYNEAILSFQRYIQEYPRSERIEEAYRFLVNIYLTTRNYRDAMASIEKVQINTPQLRSAFQRIAYYRGVELFNNGDFAGSVSHFDKSSRYPESQNIAAQTLYWKGEALYRQE